One Spiribacter halobius DNA segment encodes these proteins:
- a CDS encoding DUF1427 family protein, whose translation MKIAIGLLLGFVIGVVCRLSGVPLPAPPALLGALLVLAMTTGYLLMERQAQHRGARHREHCGGPTGLAAGRRGGGDAAGEEPR comes from the coding sequence ATGAAGATCGCCATCGGACTGCTGCTCGGGTTCGTCATCGGCGTCGTCTGCCGGTTGTCCGGCGTCCCCCTGCCGGCGCCGCCGGCACTGCTGGGGGCCTTGCTCGTGCTTGCCATGACCACCGGCTACCTGCTGATGGAGCGCCAGGCGCAGCATCGCGGTGCGCGCCATCGGGAGCACTGCGGGGGACCGACCGGCCTCGCGGCCGGCCGCCGGGGTGGCGGCGACGCTGCAGGGGAGGAGCCACGATGA
- a CDS encoding DUF1427 family protein, producing MTAALTGILLGLAIGAGCRWFDIPLPAPPRLVGALLVVAMTLGFLGTDYVLTLTAAR from the coding sequence ATGACGGCGGCGCTCACCGGTATCCTGCTCGGACTCGCAATCGGCGCCGGCTGCCGCTGGTTCGATATCCCCTTGCCGGCGCCGCCCCGCCTCGTCGGTGCGCTGCTCGTGGTAGCCATGACCCTGGGCTTCCTGGGGACCGACTACGTGCTGACGCTGACCGCCGCGCGCTAG
- a CDS encoding VOC family protein — protein sequence MSEGQADRVGGIHHVTAIAGDPARNVAFYTGVLGLRLVKRTVNFDDPGTWHLYYGDGAGSPGTILTFFPYPGLPAGRHGTGQAVEVAFSVPEAAFAFWLDRLVRERVDFDGPEERLGQKLVRFRDPDGLQLELVADPQAPDAAGWDGMPVAPAHAVRGFHSVTLWQQGYERTARVLEEALGYRAAAEEGSRFRFTARGDAAPGRLVDLRCLPDFWRGGPGAGTVHHIAFRAADDAAQAAVRERLVAAGVDVTPVLDRRYFRSIYFREPGGVLFEVATDPPGFAVDEPPERLGTELQLPPWLEPRWQAIAGRLPPLERGAGEADEVFDYRFLPARPEGPGFALVLLHGTGGDEHSLVPIGEAVAPGAALLSPRGQVLEQGQPRFFRRFAEGVLDADDLRRRAGELAAFVTRAAVRHGLGETPRIALGYSNGANIAAATLLLHPAAFAGAVLLRPMQLPLGQDEAGRLAGQPLLILAGRRDAIVPAGHPEALRDFLVRAGAEVELRWLPGGHGLAEEELAIVADWLRALS from the coding sequence ATGAGCGAGGGGCAAGCCGACCGCGTCGGCGGGATCCATCACGTCACCGCGATCGCCGGCGATCCGGCGCGCAACGTGGCCTTCTACACCGGGGTGCTCGGGCTGCGGCTGGTGAAGCGCACGGTCAACTTCGACGACCCCGGCACCTGGCACCTTTACTACGGGGACGGCGCCGGCAGCCCCGGCACCATCCTCACCTTCTTCCCCTACCCGGGGCTGCCCGCCGGGCGCCACGGCACCGGGCAGGCAGTGGAGGTGGCGTTCTCGGTGCCGGAGGCCGCCTTCGCTTTCTGGCTCGATCGGCTGGTGCGCGAGCGCGTCGACTTCGACGGCCCGGAGGAGCGCCTCGGGCAGAAACTGGTGCGCTTCCGCGACCCTGACGGGCTGCAGCTCGAGCTGGTGGCAGACCCGCAGGCACCCGACGCCGCGGGCTGGGACGGCATGCCGGTGGCGCCGGCGCACGCCGTGCGTGGCTTTCACAGTGTCACCCTTTGGCAGCAGGGCTATGAGCGCACCGCCCGGGTGCTGGAGGAGGCCCTCGGTTATCGGGCGGCCGCGGAGGAGGGTAGCCGCTTCCGCTTCACGGCGCGGGGCGACGCCGCGCCGGGGCGGCTGGTGGATCTGCGCTGCCTGCCGGACTTCTGGCGCGGCGGCCCGGGTGCGGGCACCGTGCATCACATCGCCTTCCGCGCCGCGGACGATGCCGCCCAGGCGGCGGTCCGCGAGCGCCTGGTGGCCGCGGGTGTCGACGTCACCCCGGTGCTGGACCGGCGCTACTTCCGCTCCATCTACTTCCGCGAGCCCGGTGGCGTGCTCTTCGAGGTGGCGACCGACCCGCCGGGCTTCGCCGTGGACGAGCCGCCGGAGCGCCTCGGCACCGAGCTGCAGCTGCCGCCCTGGCTCGAGCCGCGGTGGCAGGCCATCGCCGGCCGGCTGCCGCCGCTCGAGCGGGGCGCCGGCGAGGCGGACGAGGTCTTCGACTACCGCTTCCTCCCGGCGCGGCCGGAGGGGCCAGGCTTCGCCCTGGTGCTGCTTCACGGCACCGGCGGTGACGAGCACAGCCTGGTGCCCATCGGCGAGGCCGTGGCCCCCGGCGCCGCGCTGCTGAGCCCGCGGGGGCAGGTGCTGGAGCAGGGGCAGCCGCGGTTCTTCCGCCGGTTCGCCGAGGGCGTGCTGGACGCCGACGACCTGCGCAGGCGCGCCGGCGAGCTGGCGGCGTTCGTGACCCGCGCGGCGGTCCGGCACGGCCTCGGGGAGACGCCGCGCATCGCCCTCGGCTATTCCAACGGCGCCAACATCGCCGCCGCGACCCTGCTGCTGCACCCGGCGGCCTTCGCCGGCGCGGTGCTGCTGCGCCCCATGCAGCTGCCCCTCGGCCAGGACGAGGCGGGCCGGCTCGCGGGGCAACCTCTGCTGATCCTGGCCGGGCGCCGGGATGCCATCGTCCCCGCCGGCCATCCCGAGGCGCTGCGGGACTTCCTCGTCCGCGCCGGCGCCGAGGTGGAGCTGCGCTGGCTGCCGGGCGGGCACGGCCTCGCCGAGGAGGAGCTCGCCATCGTCGCCGACTGGCTGCGGGCGCTTTCCTAG
- a CDS encoding efflux RND transporter permease subunit produces MADDLATLCYRRPRLVALILLLVIAAGLSALAAMGRQEDPSITNLFATVLTPYPGADPARVEALVTEKIETELRGIPEIDDIASTSRRGISSIRIELSDQLEDARIEQVWSEIRDALADAGPALPPGVPEPQLDTERTGAFTAISAILPRNGHAVPPSLLGRYSEALQDRLRQLPGAEVVERFGAPDEEVLVQVDPRRLEDLGLTAGDVAGAIAAGDAKDPAGQLRGTGLDLPVQVTGEIEGLARIARVPVTTADDGRLVRVGDLATIVRSAEEPPRSLAFADGERAVLVAVRMDDGYQVDRWMARVRAELTDFEARLPAGLEHRLLFDQSRYTAERLGGVLRNLLLGVTLVVAVLLVTLGWRAALVVAAVLPLASLLSLAVLQRLGVPIHQMSVTGLIVALGLMVDTAIVMTDEIRRGLATGRQRVAAVGHAVRRLTAPLIASTLTTALAFMPMALLPGPAGDFVGSIAIAVIVMLGASLLLSLTVTPALAGYLLPEPGQGGAWRNGIRPRRLGRWFAGSVGLAVRHPVVALMGAAVVPLLGFAAFPTLEAQFFPGVDRDQLYVQLELREGASIAETERAMRRADAVLGAEAEVSHAHWVVGESAPPFYYNMLRDRDGAPHYAEALVTTTSPAATERVIPRLQLALNRALPEAQIVVRGLVQGPPVDAPVELRLVGPELGTLRALGDSLRLAMAADPDIVLARTQLRAGAPKLALDLDEARVRLAGLDLDRASHQLDAALEGITGGSLVEGTEELPVRVRLAAERRRSVADLSSLGLLPAAGIGADGFPAIPLTALGEPRLVPSETTIYRRNGERINTVQGFVRRGVLPEEVLTRVQTRLEETGPTLPPGYRIEAGGDADARSETLRNLMAPLGLIVSLSIVTVVLTLGSFRLAGLTAVVAALAMGLSLFALVLLQLPFGIQAVIGVIGSIGVSINAAIILLTALQEDPAALRGESGAIRDGITGAARHLVSTTVTTFGGFLPLILAGGGFWPPFAVAIAGGVLLSTIVSFYFVPAAFALLVRPGARPIPARAVAEPRPA; encoded by the coding sequence ATGGCTGACGACCTGGCGACGCTCTGCTACCGCCGCCCGCGGCTGGTGGCGTTGATCCTGCTGCTCGTGATCGCCGCCGGCCTGTCGGCCCTGGCCGCCATGGGGCGGCAGGAAGACCCGAGCATCACCAACCTTTTCGCCACGGTACTGACACCCTACCCCGGCGCCGACCCGGCGCGCGTGGAGGCGCTGGTCACGGAGAAGATCGAGACGGAGCTCCGGGGCATTCCCGAGATCGACGATATCGCCTCCACCTCGCGCCGCGGGATTTCCAGCATCCGCATCGAGCTCTCGGACCAGCTCGAGGATGCCCGCATCGAACAGGTCTGGTCAGAGATCCGGGACGCGCTTGCCGACGCCGGCCCGGCGCTGCCGCCGGGGGTACCGGAGCCGCAGCTCGATACCGAGCGCACCGGTGCGTTTACGGCCATCAGCGCGATCCTCCCCCGGAACGGCCACGCAGTCCCGCCCTCCCTGCTGGGCCGCTACTCCGAGGCGCTGCAGGACCGTCTGCGCCAGCTACCCGGCGCCGAGGTGGTCGAGCGTTTCGGTGCGCCGGACGAGGAGGTGCTCGTGCAGGTGGACCCCCGCCGGCTGGAGGATCTCGGCCTCACGGCGGGGGACGTTGCCGGGGCCATCGCCGCCGGGGACGCCAAGGACCCAGCCGGGCAGCTGCGCGGCACCGGCCTGGACCTGCCGGTGCAGGTGACCGGCGAGATCGAAGGCCTTGCCCGCATCGCCCGGGTGCCCGTCACCACGGCCGATGACGGCCGTCTGGTGCGCGTGGGCGATCTCGCCACGATCGTGCGCTCGGCCGAGGAGCCACCCCGGAGCCTGGCCTTTGCCGACGGCGAGCGCGCCGTCCTGGTGGCCGTGCGCATGGACGACGGCTATCAGGTGGACCGCTGGATGGCCCGGGTGCGCGCGGAGCTCACGGACTTCGAGGCGCGACTGCCGGCGGGGCTGGAGCACCGGCTGCTGTTCGACCAGAGTCGCTATACGGCGGAGCGCCTAGGCGGCGTGCTCCGGAACCTGCTGCTCGGCGTCACGCTGGTGGTCGCCGTGCTGCTGGTGACCCTCGGCTGGCGGGCGGCGCTGGTGGTGGCCGCCGTGCTGCCGCTGGCGAGCCTGCTCTCGCTGGCGGTGCTGCAGCGGCTGGGCGTACCGATCCACCAGATGTCCGTGACCGGGCTGATCGTCGCGCTGGGCCTGATGGTGGACACCGCCATCGTGATGACCGACGAGATCCGGCGCGGCCTCGCCACCGGGCGGCAGCGCGTCGCCGCCGTGGGCCACGCGGTCCGGCGCCTGACCGCGCCGCTCATCGCCTCCACCCTGACCACGGCACTCGCCTTCATGCCCATGGCGCTGCTGCCGGGGCCGGCGGGCGACTTCGTCGGCTCCATCGCCATCGCCGTGATCGTCATGCTCGGTGCCTCCCTCTTACTCTCGCTAACGGTGACTCCGGCGCTGGCGGGCTACCTGCTCCCGGAGCCGGGCCAGGGCGGGGCCTGGCGCAACGGCATCCGGCCGCGGCGCCTCGGCCGGTGGTTCGCGGGCTCCGTGGGCCTCGCGGTACGGCATCCGGTGGTGGCCCTGATGGGGGCCGCCGTCGTGCCCCTGCTCGGGTTCGCGGCATTCCCGACCCTGGAGGCCCAGTTCTTCCCCGGTGTCGACCGCGACCAGCTGTACGTCCAGCTGGAGCTGCGCGAGGGCGCGAGCATTGCCGAGACCGAGCGCGCCATGCGCCGGGCTGATGCCGTGCTGGGCGCGGAGGCGGAGGTCAGCCATGCTCACTGGGTGGTGGGCGAGAGCGCCCCGCCGTTCTACTACAACATGCTGCGGGACCGGGACGGCGCGCCGCATTATGCCGAGGCGCTGGTGACCACCACCTCGCCGGCGGCCACGGAGCGGGTGATACCCCGCCTGCAGCTGGCCCTGAACCGGGCGCTGCCGGAGGCACAGATCGTGGTTCGCGGGCTGGTGCAGGGTCCGCCGGTGGACGCACCGGTGGAATTGCGGCTCGTGGGCCCGGAGCTCGGTACCCTGCGCGCGCTCGGCGACTCGCTGCGCCTGGCCATGGCCGCGGATCCGGACATCGTGCTGGCGCGCACGCAGCTGCGTGCCGGCGCCCCCAAGCTGGCCCTCGACCTCGACGAGGCCCGGGTACGCCTCGCCGGCCTCGATCTGGACAGGGCCTCGCACCAGCTCGATGCCGCCCTGGAGGGCATTACCGGCGGCTCGCTGGTGGAGGGGACCGAGGAGCTGCCGGTTCGCGTGCGGCTCGCCGCGGAGCGACGCCGCAGCGTGGCCGACCTGAGCTCACTGGGCCTGCTGCCGGCCGCCGGCATCGGGGCGGATGGCTTTCCCGCCATCCCCCTGACAGCACTCGGCGAACCCCGGCTCGTGCCCTCGGAGACGACCATCTACCGGCGCAACGGCGAGCGCATCAATACCGTGCAGGGCTTCGTGCGCCGCGGCGTGCTGCCGGAGGAGGTGCTCACCCGGGTCCAGACCCGCCTGGAGGAGACCGGCCCGACCCTGCCGCCCGGCTACCGTATCGAGGCCGGCGGCGATGCCGACGCCCGCAGCGAAACCCTGCGCAACCTGATGGCGCCCCTGGGTCTGATCGTCTCCCTCAGTATCGTGACCGTGGTCCTAACCCTCGGCTCCTTCCGCCTCGCCGGGCTCACGGCCGTGGTGGCCGCGCTCGCCATGGGCCTCAGCCTGTTCGCGCTGGTACTGCTGCAGCTGCCCTTCGGCATTCAGGCGGTGATCGGCGTGATCGGCTCCATCGGGGTATCGATCAACGCCGCCATCATCCTGCTCACCGCCTTGCAGGAGGATCCAGCGGCCCTGCGGGGCGAGTCCGGCGCCATCCGCGACGGCATCACCGGCGCGGCGCGCCATCTCGTCTCCACCACGGTGACGACGTTCGGCGGCTTCCTGCCGCTGATCCTCGCCGGCGGCGGCTTCTGGCCACCCTTCGCCGTCGCCATCGCCGGCGGCGTGCTCCTCTCGACCATCGTCTCCTTCTACTTCGTGCCCGCCGCGTTCGCGCTGCTGGTACGCCCCGGCGCCCGCCCCATCCCGGCCCGGGCGGTCGCTGAACCGCGTCCCGCCTAG
- a CDS encoding efflux RND transporter periplasmic adaptor subunit has translation MGLGFIGLLVGGGAWFHLRAEEPPPAAPDPVPVAVTRVQQEPGYVVETRYAGRLEPARSTALAFERGGTVTTVRVDEGDAVDAGDVIARLDTDRLRAERDQLLARRAETTAQLEIARLDQQRIARLHAAGHASAEADDEARLEVRRLEAAVATLEAGLRAIDVDLRKSELRAPYDGTVAARHLDEGAVASAGTPVLDLLESTTRRARIGVPPDVAETLQPGEGHTLLSGASSLSATLLALRPDLSGGTRTVEAIFDVAADSAPPYGELVELVHARRIQASGFWVPLAALTEAERGLWALLTLHGEPGARRVVREAVEVLHVRDEQAYVRGTLRSGTAVVTAGPHRLVPGQPVSVVASDG, from the coding sequence GTGGGACTCGGGTTCATCGGGCTGCTTGTCGGCGGCGGCGCGTGGTTCCACCTGCGTGCCGAGGAGCCGCCGCCGGCGGCGCCGGACCCTGTGCCCGTCGCCGTGACCCGCGTCCAGCAAGAGCCCGGCTATGTGGTCGAGACGCGCTATGCCGGCCGCCTGGAGCCCGCGCGCAGCACGGCGCTCGCCTTCGAGCGCGGCGGCACCGTGACCACGGTGCGGGTGGACGAGGGCGACGCGGTAGACGCCGGCGATGTCATCGCCCGGCTCGACACGGATCGGCTCCGCGCGGAGCGTGACCAGCTACTGGCGCGCCGGGCGGAGACCACGGCGCAGCTCGAGATCGCCCGGCTCGATCAGCAGCGCATCGCCCGCCTGCACGCCGCCGGCCACGCCTCGGCGGAAGCGGACGACGAGGCGCGCCTGGAGGTGCGGCGGCTGGAGGCGGCGGTCGCCACGCTGGAGGCGGGACTGCGCGCGATCGATGTGGATCTGCGCAAATCCGAGTTGCGGGCACCCTACGACGGCACGGTCGCGGCCCGCCATCTTGACGAGGGCGCTGTCGCAAGCGCGGGCACGCCGGTGCTGGACCTGCTCGAATCCACGACCCGTCGGGCCCGCATCGGCGTGCCGCCGGACGTCGCCGAAACCCTGCAGCCCGGCGAGGGGCATACCCTGCTGAGCGGCGCCAGCAGCCTTTCCGCCACATTGCTGGCGCTGCGCCCGGACCTCAGTGGCGGCACCCGGACCGTCGAGGCGATCTTCGACGTCGCCGCCGACAGCGCGCCGCCCTACGGCGAGCTGGTGGAGCTCGTCCATGCGCGGCGCATCCAGGCGAGCGGCTTCTGGGTGCCGCTGGCCGCCCTGACCGAGGCCGAGCGCGGCCTGTGGGCGCTGCTGACGCTGCACGGCGAGCCCGGCGCACGGCGGGTGGTGCGCGAGGCCGTTGAAGTGCTGCACGTTCGCGACGAGCAGGCCTACGTGCGGGGCACTCTCCGCTCCGGCACCGCAGTGGTCACCGCCGGGCCGCACCGATTGGTACCGGGGCAGCCGGTGAGCGTGGTCGCCAGCGATGGCTGA
- a CDS encoding TetR/AcrR family transcriptional regulator, whose protein sequence is MTSTKKREHYHHGALREALLAAARTLVNEHGAENFSLADACRLAGVSTAAPYRHFRDKQHVLEEVTAQGFETLTARFHQAIRRHGSGTIAAIAAMGKAYVAFAREQPAVFRLMFGQQPALKDAERVERCGHDCFGTLVEQTALYCERQGLSANVSEVAVQLWTFVHGASSLAIDGDYDEVAPGLDIERMIDDATPNLLPVKRG, encoded by the coding sequence ATGACGAGCACGAAGAAGCGAGAGCACTATCACCACGGGGCGCTGCGTGAGGCACTGCTCGCGGCCGCCCGCACTCTCGTGAACGAGCATGGCGCGGAGAACTTTTCCCTGGCGGATGCCTGCCGCCTTGCCGGCGTGAGTACGGCGGCACCCTACCGGCATTTCCGGGACAAGCAGCACGTGCTCGAGGAGGTCACCGCGCAAGGGTTCGAGACCCTGACCGCCCGCTTTCATCAGGCCATCCGTCGCCACGGCAGCGGCACCATTGCGGCCATCGCCGCCATGGGCAAGGCCTATGTGGCCTTCGCCCGGGAGCAGCCGGCGGTGTTTCGGCTGATGTTCGGCCAGCAGCCTGCCCTGAAGGACGCGGAGCGGGTGGAGCGCTGCGGCCACGACTGCTTCGGCACGCTCGTCGAGCAAACGGCGCTGTACTGCGAGCGCCAGGGGCTGTCCGCCAACGTCAGCGAGGTCGCCGTCCAGCTGTGGACTTTCGTTCATGGCGCCTCCTCGCTCGCGATCGACGGGGATTACGACGAGGTGGCGCCAGGGCTGGACATCGAGCGCATGATCGATGACGCCACGCCGAATCTGCTGCCAGTGAAGCGCGGCTGA
- the gluQRS gene encoding tRNA glutamyl-Q(34) synthetase GluQRS — MAAVGSWLDARAAGGSWAVRIDDVDRGRAVTGADAVILRQLEACGLTWDGPVVYQSARDEAYAAALARLQAADRAYPCGCTRREIAAVARRGPAGMIYPGTCRAGLPPGREARSWRLLTRGLQPAFDDRRHGPQRVDLEAEVGDFVIRRADGLFAYHLAMVVDDAELGVTDVVRGGDLLAATAPQVALQAALGLHTPRYLHLPVALAPDGHKLSKSVGSAALDIERPGEAVTSALAFLGQPPPPALAGARPGELLAWAVGAWRPERLPARNAIAPYA; from the coding sequence GTGGCCGCGGTGGGCAGCTGGCTGGATGCGCGGGCCGCGGGCGGCAGCTGGGCGGTGCGCATCGACGACGTCGACCGCGGCCGGGCGGTGACCGGGGCCGATGCGGTGATTCTGCGCCAGCTCGAGGCCTGTGGGCTGACCTGGGACGGCCCCGTCGTCTACCAGAGCGCCCGGGACGAGGCCTACGCCGCCGCCCTGGCGCGGCTGCAGGCCGCGGACCGGGCCTATCCCTGCGGCTGCACCCGGCGCGAGATCGCCGCCGTTGCCCGCCGCGGCCCGGCGGGCATGATCTACCCCGGCACCTGCCGCGCCGGCCTGCCACCGGGCCGCGAGGCCCGCTCCTGGCGGCTGCTGACCCGCGGGCTGCAACCGGCCTTCGACGACCGACGGCATGGCCCGCAACGGGTGGATCTCGAGGCCGAGGTCGGGGATTTCGTGATCCGGCGGGCCGACGGCCTGTTCGCCTATCACCTGGCCATGGTCGTAGACGATGCGGAGCTCGGCGTCACCGACGTGGTCCGCGGTGGCGACCTGCTGGCAGCCACCGCACCACAGGTCGCCCTGCAGGCGGCTCTGGGTCTCCACACCCCGCGCTATCTCCATCTGCCGGTCGCCCTCGCACCCGACGGACACAAGCTCAGCAAGAGCGTCGGCAGCGCGGCCCTGGACATCGAGCGCCCCGGAGAAGCCGTAACCTCTGCGCTCGCCTTCCTCGGGCAGCCGCCACCTCCCGCTCTGGCCGGCGCACGGCCCGGCGAGCTGCTCGCCTGGGCGGTCGGGGCATGGCGGCCGGAACGCCTGCCGGCCCGGAACGCCATCGCGCCGTACGCCTGA
- a CDS encoding pyridoxal phosphate-dependent aminotransferase — MPAPLLAARAHRIQPFHVMALLARARELEAAGRGIVHMEIGEPDFPTAEPVVAAGQRALADGHTGYLPAAGLPALREAIARHYADRYGLDVDPQRILVTPGASGALVVALALAADPGRNVLLPDPGYPCNRNFVELVDALPRAVAVGPDDDYQLTPALAETAMDETTAALVVGSPGNPTGTLATAESLQGLAALAAHHRATLIVDEIYHGLQYGREPAQALAHAPEAIVVNSFSKYFGMTGWRLGWMVVPEAWATPAEKLLQNLFISASAPAQYAALACFGEAAQEIFEARREAFRQRRDFLLPALRALGFRIPGEPAGAFYLYADVSGLTDDSFAFAGDLLERSGVAATPGLDFERTAPQRHLRFAYTTSLPQLEQGVERLAAHLASG; from the coding sequence ATGCCCGCGCCGCTGCTTGCCGCCCGCGCCCATCGGATCCAGCCCTTTCACGTCATGGCGCTGCTCGCCCGTGCCCGCGAGCTGGAGGCCGCCGGGCGGGGGATCGTGCACATGGAAATCGGCGAGCCGGATTTTCCGACCGCCGAGCCGGTGGTGGCAGCGGGTCAGCGGGCGCTCGCGGACGGCCATACCGGGTATCTCCCGGCGGCCGGTCTGCCGGCCCTGCGCGAGGCCATCGCCCGGCATTACGCGGACCGCTACGGCCTCGACGTCGACCCGCAGCGCATCCTCGTCACGCCCGGCGCCAGCGGCGCGCTGGTGGTCGCCCTGGCCCTCGCGGCGGACCCGGGCCGCAACGTGCTGCTGCCGGACCCCGGCTATCCGTGCAATCGCAATTTCGTCGAGCTGGTGGATGCATTGCCCCGGGCGGTGGCGGTGGGTCCGGATGACGACTATCAACTCACCCCGGCCCTCGCGGAAACCGCCATGGACGAGACCACCGCCGCGCTGGTGGTGGGCTCGCCGGGCAACCCCACCGGGACGCTGGCCACGGCGGAAAGCCTGCAGGGGCTGGCGGCCCTTGCCGCACACCACCGGGCGACGCTGATCGTCGACGAGATCTACCACGGGCTGCAATACGGCCGGGAGCCCGCCCAGGCCCTTGCCCACGCGCCGGAGGCCATTGTCGTCAACAGCTTCTCCAAGTACTTCGGCATGACCGGCTGGCGCCTCGGCTGGATGGTGGTGCCGGAGGCCTGGGCGACGCCGGCGGAGAAGCTGCTGCAGAACCTCTTCATCAGCGCCTCGGCGCCAGCGCAGTATGCGGCCCTGGCCTGTTTCGGCGAGGCGGCTCAGGAGATCTTCGAAGCCCGCCGCGAGGCCTTCCGCCAGCGGCGGGACTTCCTGCTGCCGGCGCTGCGGGCGCTCGGCTTCCGCATCCCCGGCGAGCCGGCCGGCGCGTTCTATCTCTACGCTGACGTCAGCGGCCTGACCGACGACAGCTTCGCCTTCGCCGGCGATCTGCTGGAGCGCTCCGGTGTGGCCGCGACGCCGGGTCTCGACTTTGAGCGCACCGCCCCCCAGCGGCATCTGCGGTTCGCCTATACCACCAGCCTCCCGCAGCTGGAGCAGGGCGTGGAGCGCCTTGCGGCGCATCTGGCCAGCGGCTGA
- the cysZ gene encoding sulfate transporter CysZ, with product MTDFLRGVSYVPRGLRLLAAPWLAPYVWVPIGVNVLVFAGLFWFAGAQYQALLTWLLPEPSTFSGEGWWSQTLEFLALLARWLLWPLFLLAAVVVMFYTFTALANLIAAPFNGWLSARVEQQATGRAPAGDGAGFTAEVLGAFGGELRKIAYFALLGVPLLVLFVVPVANLAAPFLWALYGAWILALEYMDFPLGNRGLSFRAQRQHLRGQRLLHLGFGAGILALTLIPGLNLVAMPAGVIGATLLAVENSHREA from the coding sequence ATGACCGATTTCCTGCGCGGTGTCAGCTACGTCCCCCGTGGCCTGCGGCTGCTGGCCGCGCCCTGGCTGGCGCCCTACGTCTGGGTACCCATCGGGGTGAATGTGCTGGTGTTCGCGGGCCTGTTCTGGTTCGCCGGGGCCCAGTACCAGGCCCTGCTGACCTGGCTGCTGCCGGAGCCATCGACCTTCTCGGGTGAGGGCTGGTGGAGCCAGACCCTGGAATTCCTGGCGCTGCTGGCGCGCTGGCTGCTCTGGCCGCTGTTCCTGCTCGCCGCCGTGGTGGTGATGTTCTACACCTTCACCGCGCTCGCCAACCTCATCGCGGCGCCGTTCAACGGCTGGCTGTCCGCCCGCGTGGAGCAGCAGGCCACGGGCCGGGCGCCCGCCGGCGATGGCGCCGGGTTCACCGCCGAGGTGCTCGGGGCCTTCGGCGGCGAGCTGCGCAAGATCGCCTACTTCGCTCTGCTCGGTGTGCCGCTGCTGGTGCTGTTCGTGGTGCCGGTGGCGAATCTTGCGGCGCCCTTTCTGTGGGCGCTCTATGGCGCCTGGATCCTGGCGCTGGAATACATGGACTTCCCCCTCGGCAATCGCGGCCTGAGCTTCCGGGCCCAGCGCCAGCACCTGCGCGGCCAGCGCCTGCTGCACCTCGGCTTCGGCGCCGGCATCCTCGCCCTGACGCTGATCCCGGGGCTGAACCTGGTGGCCATGCCCGCCGGCGTCATCGGCGCGACGCTGCTGGCCGTGGAGAACAGCCACCGCGAGGCCTGA
- the queF gene encoding preQ(1) synthase: protein MTTQPSRALETFPNPAPERDYTIHFSIPEFTCLCPKTGQPDFATLEIDYVPEAHCVELKSLKLYIWSFRDQGAFHEAVTHHILGDLVAATAPRFMRVRGVFNVRGGIYTTVVAEHRAPGWEPPVPVTLP, encoded by the coding sequence ATGACCACGCAGCCCTCCCGCGCGCTCGAGACCTTCCCCAATCCGGCCCCCGAGCGGGACTACACCATCCACTTCAGCATCCCTGAGTTCACCTGTCTCTGCCCGAAGACAGGCCAGCCGGACTTCGCGACGCTGGAGATCGACTATGTCCCTGAGGCCCACTGCGTGGAGCTGAAGTCCCTCAAGCTCTACATCTGGTCGTTCCGCGACCAGGGCGCCTTTCACGAGGCGGTTACCCACCACATCCTCGGCGACCTGGTGGCGGCCACCGCACCCCGGTTCATGCGCGTGCGCGGGGTGTTCAACGTCCGCGGCGGGATCTACACCACCGTCGTCGCGGAGCACCGTGCCCCGGGCTGGGAGCCGCCCGTGCCGGTGACGCTGCCGTGA